A region from the Zonotrichia leucophrys gambelii isolate GWCS_2022_RI chromosome Z, RI_Zleu_2.0, whole genome shotgun sequence genome encodes:
- the F2RL2 gene encoding proteinase-activated receptor 3 has translation MKTLFFTGLLSFTSSLCTTASEFSWNGSAIKTVSLIKTFRGISARDYDYIPPYAIEGETTTIHIRENKCTSKKSNNSTLTEVSNTTLEYLTSSLSTQLIPAVYLSALLLGVPSNAIILWMLLFRIRSVCTAVLYTNLAVSDLLFCIILPFKIAYHINGNNWVFGETMCRAATAVFYGNMYCSILLLTCISVSRYLAIVHPFTYKSLPKRAYAIAACAAVWAAVFLYMLPLAIMQQSYYVKQLDIYTCHDVHSACETESSFQFYYYGSLAVFGFFIPLATIVFCYVSIIRTLKTHEWFWYVKVSLLILTIFAICFAPSNIILIIHHINYYYYNTDRLYSFYLIALCLNSLNSCLDPFLYFLMSKIRSQSNIYLTMVKISREK, from the exons ATGAAGACACTGTTTTTCACTGGACTGCTCTCTTTTACCTCCAGTCTTTGCACTACAG cttcaGAATTTTCATGGAATGGCTCTGCAATTAAAACAGTGTCTCTTATCAAAACTTTTCGGGGAATTTCAGCGAGAGACTATGATTACATCCCCCCTTATGCTATAGAGGGGGAAACAACAACCATCCATatcagagaaaacaaatgcaCTTCAAAAAAGTCAAACAACTCCACATTAACAGAAGTGAGCAACACCACGCTGGAGTACCTCACCAGCTCTCTGAGCACCCAGCTAATACCTGCTGTCTACCTCAGTGCTCTGTTACTGGGTGTGCCTTCTAATGCCATCATTCTGTGGATGCTACTCTTCAGGATCCGCTCCGTGTGCACCGCCGTCCTCTACACAAACCTGGCTGTCTCAGACCTGCTCTTCTGCATCATCCTGCCCTTCAAAATAGCCTACCACATCAACGGGAACAACTGGGTGTTTGGGGAGACCATGTGCCGGGCGGCCACGGCGGTGTTTTACGGCAACATGTACTGCTCCATTCTGCTGCTCACGTGCATCAGCGTCAGCCGCTACCTGGCCATCGTCCACCCCTTCACCTACAAGAGCCTCCCGAAGCGCGCCTACGCCATCGCAGCCTGCGCCGCCGTCTGGGCCGCCGTCTTCCTCTACATGCTCCCGCTCGCCATCATGCAGCAAAGCTATTACGTGAAGCAGCTGGACATTTATACCTGCCACGACGTGCACAGCGCCTGCGAAACTGAGTCCTCCTTCCAGTTCTACTACTACGGGTCCTTGGCTGTATTTGGGTTTTTCATACCGCTCGCAACTATCGTGTTCTGCTATGTCTCGATTATACGAACACTCAAGACTCACGAATGGTTCTGGTATGTCAAAGTCAGCCTTTTGATTCTTACCATCTTTGCTATTTGCTTTGCGCCAAGCAATATTATCCTTATTATCCATCACATCAACTATTACTATTACAACACAGATAGGCTGTATTCTTTTTATCTAATTGCTTTATGTCTTAACAGCCTAAACAGCTGTCTTGatcctttcctttattttctgatgTCAAAAATTAGAAGTCAATCCAATATTTATCTGACAATGGTTAAAATATCCAGGGAAAAATGA